The genome window TTCTTGTCCATCCCACAACGTATCGCCTTCTCTTAAATAATTGGCAATTTCTAAAAAAATCTTACTGTAAAGTTCCTCAATTTTAACTCGATAGTAATTTAATTCCTTTTGAATGTCTGGCATATACATATTTATAGCTATTCCAGTCCCATAACCAATAGCCATCAATGCGAATTCATTATAAACAAGTGCTAATGAAAAACTCTTAGCTGCGTATATATGCATGATAATAACCGCACTAGAGACAAAGCCATCTGCTACCTTCAACGACACGATTGTTGGTATAAAAATGATAAGCATACCTGCTAATGTCAGTGGGTGATAGGAAAATAGCTCAAAGCTCAAAAATGCATAAAGCATACCGATAATACTTGCGACGAATCGTGTATAAGCAGCATGAAGGGATTTTTTCTTCGTTGGCTGTACACATAATATTGTTAGAATACCAGCAGATGCATAAGAAGCTAATTGAAAATATTGGGCAATGGCAATAGCGATTGCTGCACCAAATGCCGTTTTTAATGTACGATAGCCGATTGAAAACTTCTTCAAGTCGACTGCCTCCTATCCTTCAGTACTCTAATTTTACAAACATATTGATTAGCTTATTTCACCACAAACATAGACACATCACCATAACGTGTAGTTGCTTTCCGTTCCGACTGGGCGCTTTGTAGCTGCCGCTTTGCTTTCGCTACAGAAACATTTGTTGTTGCTGTCGCTACGCTTTCGCGCAGAGCAGAGCTTCCTGGGGGCGTCCGATGAGCCGCTTCGTTGCCACTTTCGCACAGAAAACATCCGCTTCGCTCCAGGGTCTTATCTGTGACGCTAATCCCAAGGAGTCTCCCAGCCTCCACTCCAATCAACTTATATTCATTGAATACGTTTTAACAAATATCATCCATAACTTTCGGTGATGAGCCACAATATGGTAGTTCTAGAAAAATAACAGGTTTCACCACAAATAATGCCCGCTATTTCTAATCAACACACCTGTTAATTTTATTTATTTCGAACTTTAGGTTATTCATTTAGCCAATATTTCAAATATTTCGAACGTCAATTGACTAGTATAATGAAGATAAAATAAAGTTATCTATAAAATCATGCTAATCGGGGATCAATTAGCATAGTCATGTAGTAAGCCTCCGCAGATATTTTGTAGCTGCGGGGCTTCCTACTTATAGAATAGCTTCTCTTTTAACTCTATGAATAAAATTAAAGTTCGTCGCAGTATTCCTCAAAGTTTGCTTGTAAGTTTGTCACTACTGACATTGGGTCATGACCTTCAATTTCATAGCGTCCAACTTCTGCTACTACTTGCCCATCCTTTAATAACACAAATGATGGGGAGGATGGTAAATGATCTTCACCGAAGTGATAACGAGCAGCTGCAGTTGCTTCCTTGTCTTGACCAGCAAATACCGTTACAAGATGGTCTGGACGTTTATCGTAATGTACACTTTGTGCTGCCGCAGGACGCGCGATACCCCCTGCACAGCCGCATACTGAGTTCACCATGACTAATGTTATACCTGGACGAGCAAACGCCTCTTCAACAGCTTCTGGCGTGCGAAGCTGCTCATAACCAGCACCCTCAATTTCTGCACGTGCTGTTTTTAAAATTTCTTGCATAAATAAATCGTAATCCATATTCATATAGCGATAGCTCCTTTCAAGTTCGCGTCATCCTAGACTTACCCTTAGATATTCGACGCTAATACATCTCCTATCATAGCAGTTAGTGACGAATTTGTGCACCTACTTGCTCACATAAAAGATTATATTATTTCTGTGATTGTTCATCGCTAAATAAACGATCTACACCTTGTGTTACTGTCAACTGTCCATTTAAAATTTGACGTTCTAAAAGTTGCACTTGTGCTTTACGTTCTGGATTACCATAAAACATATCGATTAAATGGTCGGTAATCATCGATTGGAACCAATCTCGCGTCTGATTTTGGCGTCTGATCGACCAGTAATTATTTGCCTCAACGATTTGTCTGAATTCCCCTATTGTACTCCATACTTTGTCGAGGCCACGTTTTTCCCATGAACTTACAGGCATTGCTGTCGACATCCAACCCGGAGTTGCAGGCTGTAAAAAATGTAAAATTTGCTTGTACTCAGATACCGTTTTTTTCGCCAGGCGAACATTATCGCCATCAGCTTTATGGACAACGATGGCATCTGCTAACTCCATAATCCCCTTTTTCATGCCTTGCAGCTCGTCTCCGGCACCTGTTAAAACTAACAGCAAGAAGAAATCAACCATACCGCGGACATACGTTTCACTTTGTCCAACACCGACCGTTTCTATTAAAATGACATCATAGCCAGCCGCTTCACAAACAAGCATCGTTTCACGTGTCTTTTTATGAACACCCCCTAGGGTACCAGCTGATGGAGAGGGACGAACGAATGCATTAGGCTTTTTCACGAGCTCCTCCATTCGAGTTTTATCGCCTAATATACTTCCTCCCGATAAAGAAGAGCTTGGATCAATCGCAAGGACTGCCACTTTTTTCCCCATCTCACAAAGCATCGTTCCGAAAGCCTCAATGAATGAACTCTTTCCTGCACCAGGAACGCCAGTAATCCCAATACGGACACTGTTTCCTGTATGTGGTAGAAGCTCTTGTAGAAGTTCCTGTGCATGCGCTTTATGCGTTGCATTTGAACTTTCAATGAGTGTAATAGCTTTTGACAACTGTGTACGAGAACTTGCACGGACTTCTCGTGCAAGCTCCTGTATGTTTAAATTGTCTGCTTTTTTCTTTCGGAATTTTTTCGGTGTACCATATTGCATTCCGTCGTGAGTTGCCTCTACTCCGTCCATAACAAATAGCGCACTTTCTGGCATTCCTTTGTTTTTGTCCATTATTCAGACACTTCCTCATAGCCTAAACGTTTGTAAATCTCTTCAATAATCTTTTGTGCCGATACAGGAATTACTGTACCAGGTCCAAATATCGCTACAGCTCCAGCTTCATAAAGGAAGTCATAATCTTGTGCTGGAATAACGCCTCCAACAATAATAATGATATCTTCGCGGCCCAGTTTTTCTAGCTCTGCTATTAATTCTGGAACTAGTGTTTTATGACCAGCAGCTAATGAAGATACACCAATGACATGAACATCGTTTTCCACAGCCATTTGAGCTGCTTCAGCAGGTGTCATAAACAATGGTGAAATATCTACGTCAAAGCCTAAGTCAGCATAGCCCGTTGCCACTACCTTTGCACCACGATCATGTCCATCTTGTCCCATTTTCGCTACTAAAATACGTGGGCGACGACCTTCATTTTCAAGGAACTCCTCTGTCATTTGTTTCACTTCAGTAATTTGCTCCTCATCAGAGAAGTTTGCAGAGTATACGCCAGAGATTGAACGGATTACTGCTTTATGACGACCTGAAACAACTTCAATTGCATCGGAAATTTCACCTAATGAAGCACGAGCACGCGCTGCATCTACTGCTATTGCTAATAAGTTTTCTTCGCCATCTTGCGCCGCTTTCGTTAATCGGGCTAAATGTTTTTGTACTTCTGCTTCATCACGAGCTGCCTTCATTGCTTCTAAACGCTCAATTTGCTTT of Lysinibacillus agricola contains these proteins:
- a CDS encoding aromatic acid exporter family protein encodes the protein MKKFSIGYRTLKTAFGAAIAIAIAQYFQLASYASAGILTILCVQPTKKKSLHAAYTRFVASIIGMLYAFLSFELFSYHPLTLAGMLIIFIPTIVSLKVADGFVSSAVIIMHIYAAKSFSLALVYNEFALMAIGYGTGIAINMYMPDIQKELNYYRVKIEELYSKIFLEIANYLREGDTLWDGQEIIEAIKALNNAKSLAFKDVENHFMRRKNDYYLYFDMREQQLEIIDRVLPKITALPVIVQEGIIVADFLQDLGKHVHSGNTASHFREKLEQVKRDFAQLPLPKNHEQFLAQAALYQFIEEMDRYLEIKQSFKGLKVKKERPQ
- a CDS encoding BrxA/BrxB family bacilliredoxin; protein product: MNMDYDLFMQEILKTARAEIEGAGYEQLRTPEAVEEAFARPGITLVMVNSVCGCAGGIARPAAAQSVHYDKRPDHLVTVFAGQDKEATAAARYHFGEDHLPSSPSFVLLKDGQVVAEVGRYEIEGHDPMSVVTNLQANFEEYCDEL
- the meaB gene encoding methylmalonyl Co-A mutase-associated GTPase MeaB; protein product: MDKNKGMPESALFVMDGVEATHDGMQYGTPKKFRKKKADNLNIQELAREVRASSRTQLSKAITLIESSNATHKAHAQELLQELLPHTGNSVRIGITGVPGAGKSSFIEAFGTMLCEMGKKVAVLAIDPSSSLSGGSILGDKTRMEELVKKPNAFVRPSPSAGTLGGVHKKTRETMLVCEAAGYDVILIETVGVGQSETYVRGMVDFFLLLVLTGAGDELQGMKKGIMELADAIVVHKADGDNVRLAKKTVSEYKQILHFLQPATPGWMSTAMPVSSWEKRGLDKVWSTIGEFRQIVEANNYWSIRRQNQTRDWFQSMITDHLIDMFYGNPERKAQVQLLERQILNGQLTVTQGVDRLFSDEQSQK